One genomic window of Candidatus Latescibacter sp. includes the following:
- a CDS encoding DUF1080 domain-containing protein: MKRRDMLGIISAFPAAIAVRSSFAAETYQPNLKEFTSLFDGKTLKGWNKLTTYSGDDGKWEVIKGVIAGDQWPEGKGGLLVTEKKYADYEVYTEVKGDYPIDSGLFLRVQPDVLSYQVTIDYRPEGEIAAIYCPGGGEFLMHKPEGIKLWKKDEYNTVVARIEGQPAKIKAWVNGVQVQDYTDTLLAGKFRVPETGFLGIQVHPGASWGKGNKIWFRKIMIKEMK, from the coding sequence ATGAAACGCCGTGACATGCTCGGAATCATTTCCGCCTTTCCAGCAGCGATAGCAGTCCGCAGCTCTTTTGCCGCCGAAACCTACCAGCCCAATCTCAAGGAATTCACCTCCCTTTTCGATGGCAAAACTCTCAAAGGCTGGAACAAGCTGACCACCTACAGCGGCGATGATGGCAAATGGGAGGTCATCAAGGGGGTTATCGCGGGCGACCAGTGGCCGGAGGGCAAAGGCGGGCTTCTGGTAACCGAAAAGAAATATGCGGACTACGAGGTGTATACGGAGGTGAAAGGGGATTATCCGATCGATTCGGGGCTTTTCCTGCGTGTGCAGCCGGATGTGCTGTCGTACCAGGTGACGATCGACTACCGCCCGGAGGGGGAGATCGCGGCCATTTACTGCCCCGGCGGCGGCGAGTTCCTCATGCATAAGCCCGAGGGGATAAAGCTCTGGAAGAAGGACGAGTACAACACCGTGGTCGCGCGCATCGAGGGCCAGCCCGCCAAAATCAAAGCCTGGGTGAACGGCGTGCAGGTGCAGGACTACACCGATACCCTGCTCGCCGGCAAGTTCCGTGTGCCGGAGACGGGATTTTTAGGCATCCAGGTGCATCCGGGCGCAAGCTGGGGCAAGGGCAACAAAATCTGGTTCCGGAAGATCATGATCAAGGAAATGAAATAG
- a CDS encoding response regulator — MESVEVWEDSARKTYSILVIDDEENICEILMEFLKREGYTVATALSGGKGLALFREKYFDTVITDLNIPDLSGWDIARQIRKEKPNTFIILLTGWETKIDDINNLEKNVDMVLHKPIDFPKLSGIVRDACAKT, encoded by the coding sequence ATGGAATCAGTCGAAGTTTGGGAAGACAGCGCCCGAAAGACTTACAGTATTCTGGTTATCGATGATGAAGAAAACATCTGCGAGATACTCATGGAATTTCTTAAAAGAGAAGGATATACTGTTGCTACTGCTCTCAGCGGCGGAAAAGGCTTGGCTCTTTTCCGGGAAAAGTATTTTGATACGGTCATCACCGATTTGAACATTCCCGATTTATCCGGCTGGGATATCGCGAGGCAGATCCGTAAGGAAAAGCCGAATACATTTATCATCCTGCTAACCGGCTGGGAAACAAAAATAGACGATATCAACAACCTTGAAAAAAACGTCGACATGGTTCTCCATAAACCGATTGATTTTCCCAAGCTTTCCGGGATTGTCAGGGATGCCTGCGCTAAAACCTGA
- a CDS encoding BsuBI/PstI family type II restriction endonuclease, with protein MTNSKKIMRRIHAKPLRRQTIHQFEQARIVDRNPDNPDRPTNSGKTVYRLTGGILPVLRSYGTKTFDREVNKFIRTHGSLTRKYGKIRKLHTVAVKLPDDSILHLSPGEHNILQRLILEEFAPRFIENPVLIYMGDTAEKHLFIDEAALKSLFIPVTQHDKLPDVVLFSPKKKWIFFIEAVTSHGPISPKRHIELETMLSKCPFGRIYVTAFLTFSDFRKYAEEIVWESEVWIAEAPDHMIHYNGDKFFGPH; from the coding sequence GTGACAAATTCGAAAAAAATTATGCGCCGAATTCACGCGAAACCATTAAGGAGACAAACGATTCATCAGTTTGAACAGGCGCGTATAGTAGACAGAAACCCGGATAATCCGGATCGTCCGACAAACAGCGGCAAAACGGTGTATCGTTTGACAGGCGGCATACTACCCGTTTTACGATCCTATGGAACAAAAACGTTCGACCGGGAAGTCAATAAATTCATTCGCACACACGGTTCTCTTACAAGAAAATATGGTAAAATCCGTAAACTGCATACAGTTGCCGTCAAATTGCCAGATGATTCTATTCTCCATTTGTCTCCTGGAGAACACAATATACTTCAACGTCTCATTCTGGAAGAATTTGCTCCGCGATTCATCGAGAATCCTGTTCTCATTTATATGGGCGATACGGCGGAAAAGCACCTTTTTATAGATGAAGCCGCACTAAAATCACTCTTTATACCGGTTACTCAGCATGACAAACTTCCTGATGTGGTACTTTTCAGCCCAAAGAAAAAATGGATTTTTTTCATTGAGGCTGTTACCTCTCACGGTCCGATTTCACCTAAAAGGCATATTGAACTGGAAACCATGCTGTCAAAATGTCCGTTCGGACGAATTTATGTGACTGCTTTTCTGACATTCAGTGACTTTCGAAAATACGCTGAAGAAATCGTGTGGGAATCTGAAGTATGGATTGCCGAGGCGCCGGACCACATGATTCACTATAACGGCGACAAATTCTTCGGGCCCCATTGA
- a CDS encoding Eco57I restriction-modification methylase domain-containing protein produces METIPYTYPTNLPVSEPFRSQSISNFAAILQKEYEATTTIEDRKINGHFGTPVAVAEFMALLFKEIPSGKIRLLDAGAGVGILTAAVCDRIASFGEPRTVQAVLYEKEPALIPFLHETMLRAKNVLNKQGHGFEYRIYNEDFILSNSPCGNDLFTGDNSVSGPFDMVIMNPPYGKILKDSPHARVMGHVIHGQPNIYALFMAIGAQLLRRGGKIVAITPRSYCNGLYFRDFRKWFFDRITPYHIHLFESRTDTFKENGVLQENIILAGIRGKKHDSVIVTTSKGRDLHCVDRSSVSMSELIDDTKGDRIVRIAGNDLDRRIAKIVDSWPSRFQDMGFKISTGPVVTFRALEYIIRERDNSDSVPLLSMHNIRPFETIWPSKRSEKDFYFKVCDNSMPLLLPVKDYVILKRFTAKEEKRRLVAGIFWAEKFPFPYIGLENHLNYVRKIQGNLFDAETYGLAALFNSVLLDRYFRTINGNTQVNAADIRTLPLPPLEKICAIGESLKKLTNLNPSEVEDLILDHLGINGEIKDYLKDTAS; encoded by the coding sequence ATGGAAACCATTCCTTACACATATCCTACCAACCTCCCGGTATCTGAACCTTTCCGTAGCCAATCTATATCCAATTTCGCTGCTATCTTGCAAAAGGAATACGAGGCAACCACTACCATTGAAGATCGGAAAATTAATGGTCATTTCGGAACACCGGTAGCAGTTGCTGAGTTTATGGCTTTACTTTTCAAGGAGATTCCTTCAGGGAAAATTCGTCTGCTTGACGCAGGCGCCGGAGTGGGTATTTTGACTGCCGCGGTATGCGACCGGATCGCGTCATTTGGCGAACCGCGCACGGTCCAGGCGGTACTGTACGAAAAGGAACCGGCGTTGATACCGTTCCTCCATGAAACCATGCTGCGGGCGAAGAACGTATTGAACAAGCAGGGACATGGTTTCGAATATAGAATCTATAATGAAGATTTTATCCTATCCAATTCCCCATGCGGGAACGATCTTTTTACGGGCGACAATTCCGTTTCCGGGCCATTCGATATGGTTATCATGAATCCCCCTTATGGAAAGATATTGAAAGATTCGCCGCATGCCAGGGTGATGGGGCACGTCATTCATGGACAACCGAATATCTACGCATTATTTATGGCAATTGGTGCGCAGCTTTTGCGCCGGGGCGGCAAAATAGTGGCCATTACACCGCGAAGTTATTGTAACGGCTTGTATTTCCGTGACTTTCGGAAGTGGTTCTTCGACCGTATCACACCGTATCACATTCACCTTTTCGAATCGAGAACGGATACATTCAAGGAAAATGGGGTATTGCAAGAGAATATTATTCTTGCCGGAATACGGGGGAAAAAACACGACTCTGTGATTGTCACGACCAGTAAAGGCCGTGATCTTCACTGTGTTGATCGGAGTTCTGTTTCCATGAGTGAGCTTATAGATGATACAAAGGGTGATAGAATTGTACGGATCGCGGGAAATGATCTTGACCGGCGTATTGCGAAAATAGTGGATAGTTGGCCTTCTCGGTTTCAGGATATGGGATTCAAAATATCCACCGGGCCGGTTGTTACTTTCCGTGCTCTTGAGTATATAATCCGCGAAAGAGATAACAGCGATTCAGTTCCCTTGCTTTCCATGCATAATATCCGTCCGTTTGAAACTATCTGGCCATCAAAGAGAAGCGAGAAAGATTTCTATTTCAAAGTATGCGACAATTCCATGCCGTTGCTTCTGCCGGTGAAGGATTACGTTATTCTGAAACGATTCACAGCGAAAGAAGAGAAACGGCGGCTGGTTGCCGGAATTTTTTGGGCTGAGAAATTCCCGTTCCCCTATATAGGATTGGAAAATCATTTGAATTATGTTCGTAAAATTCAAGGGAATCTTTTCGATGCTGAAACTTACGGGTTGGCGGCATTATTCAATTCGGTTTTACTCGACCGGTATTTTAGAACCATTAACGGGAACACGCAGGTTAACGCTGCGGATATTCGTACTCTTCCGCTCCCTCCTCTTGAAAAAATTTGCGCAATCGGGGAAAGTTTAAAAAAATTGACTAACCTTAATCCATCTGAAGTTGAGGATTTGATTCTTGATCATCTGGGAATCAACGGGGAAATAAAAGATTATCTCAAAGATACCGCCTCATGA
- a CDS encoding amidohydrolase family protein, which yields MTLPQASLLAFLLFFSLPATLLAQTKTGDLLLRDWEPKSQMVTKETKILKPKFPVIDFHNHLGRADLKKCLAEMDAAGVKACVSLDGLSRGDFYKEHLRQCQAVSKDRFIVFFSPDFSRIDEPDFGNKEAARLEEAVKLGCRGLKIFKSLGLTDRDKSGRLVPVDDPRIDPIWAKCGELRIPVMIHVSDPNAFFTPLDKYNERYDELQAHPDWLFYCPQYPSKNEILAQRNRVIARHSRTIFVGAHVANLPEDLGTVAQWLDTYPNLYVDIDARISELGRQPYTARKFFIKYQDRITFGTDTMPSAVAYRIYYRFLETDDEYFNPSGGHHLQGRWNIYGIFLPDEVLEKVYHKNAEKVLGRGK from the coding sequence ATGACCCTACCTCAAGCATCCCTTCTCGCTTTCCTTCTGTTCTTCTCGCTGCCCGCGACGCTTTTGGCCCAGACAAAGACGGGCGACCTCCTCCTCCGCGACTGGGAGCCGAAAAGCCAGATGGTGACCAAGGAAACCAAAATTCTCAAGCCCAAATTTCCTGTAATAGACTTTCACAATCACCTGGGGCGCGCCGACCTTAAAAAATGCCTCGCCGAGATGGACGCCGCCGGGGTGAAAGCCTGTGTCTCCCTCGACGGCCTCTCCAGGGGCGATTTCTACAAGGAGCACCTGCGGCAGTGCCAGGCGGTATCCAAAGACCGGTTCATCGTGTTCTTCTCCCCCGATTTCAGCCGCATCGACGAGCCGGATTTCGGCAACAAAGAAGCCGCCCGTCTGGAAGAAGCAGTGAAACTAGGCTGCCGGGGCCTCAAAATCTTCAAATCCCTCGGCCTGACAGACCGTGACAAATCCGGCAGGCTAGTCCCAGTGGACGACCCCCGCATCGACCCCATCTGGGCCAAGTGCGGCGAACTCCGTATCCCGGTGATGATCCATGTCTCCGACCCTAATGCATTCTTCACCCCGCTCGATAAGTACAACGAGCGCTATGATGAGCTCCAGGCGCATCCGGACTGGCTCTTCTACTGCCCGCAGTACCCCTCCAAGAATGAAATACTCGCCCAGCGCAACCGCGTCATCGCCCGTCACTCCAGAACCATCTTCGTAGGCGCGCATGTCGCCAACCTTCCCGAAGACCTGGGCACAGTCGCACAGTGGCTAGATACCTACCCGAACTTATATGTGGACATCGACGCCCGTATCTCCGAGCTGGGCCGTCAGCCCTACACCGCCCGTAAATTCTTCATCAAGTACCAGGACCGCATCACCTTCGGCACAGACACCATGCCCAGCGCCGTAGCGTACCGGATTTATTACCGGTTTTTGGAAACGGACGATGAATACTTTAATCCCTCGGGGGGGCATCACCTGCAGGGGAGATGGAATATTTACGGGATTTTCCTGCCGGATGAGGTACTGGAGAAGGTGTATCATAAGAATGCGGAGAAGGTGCTGGGGAGGGGGAAATGA
- a CDS encoding DUF4097 family beta strand repeat-containing protein, giving the protein SEATDEFNKTYPISAGTTVNITNVTGKVAVSTWDQPNAEIRAVKKTKNGRSDLDAVTIEVTPAGNTLDIKTVYPKKSKRENESLLTRISRGFRNFGSSVTVDYTITLPKTAMLGKVSTVNGNVELSETFGNTVARSTNGTVKVDKAQGIAEAHTVNGNIEIRDTKGNIEIHTTNGSIRVENVEGTITAKSVNGNIFLNGVTSVKEARTTNGNIKAGITGTEPEGMNINTVNGSVELSFPQTMNAEMDIESAHGKISAPGGLTINMETISPRHMTGKLGGGGNKIQVKTVNGSIILNKL; this is encoded by the coding sequence TCGGAAGCGACCGATGAATTTAACAAAACCTATCCGATCAGTGCGGGAACCACGGTGAATATAACGAATGTCACCGGAAAAGTGGCAGTCAGCACCTGGGATCAACCCAACGCCGAAATCCGTGCGGTCAAGAAGACAAAGAATGGCAGAAGCGATCTGGATGCGGTCACAATCGAGGTTACCCCTGCTGGGAATACGCTGGATATCAAGACTGTTTACCCTAAAAAAAGTAAAAGGGAAAATGAATCGCTCTTGACTAGAATATCGCGTGGATTCCGTAATTTTGGTTCCTCGGTAACGGTGGACTATACCATCACCCTCCCCAAAACCGCGATGCTCGGCAAGGTTAGTACTGTCAATGGGAATGTGGAACTCAGTGAAACGTTCGGTAATACGGTAGCCCGGAGCACCAACGGCACGGTCAAAGTGGATAAAGCGCAAGGCATCGCCGAGGCGCATACAGTCAACGGCAATATAGAGATACGGGATACCAAAGGAAATATTGAGATTCATACGACGAACGGATCGATCAGGGTGGAAAATGTTGAAGGCACAATAACCGCCAAATCCGTTAATGGAAATATTTTTCTGAACGGAGTCACTTCAGTCAAAGAAGCCCGCACCACCAACGGAAACATCAAAGCCGGAATTACAGGAACCGAGCCTGAAGGTATGAATATCAACACGGTCAACGGTTCGGTTGAGCTCTCTTTTCCTCAGACCATGAACGCGGAGATGGATATTGAATCCGCGCACGGCAAGATTTCCGCTCCCGGCGGGCTCACCATAAACATGGAAACCATATCACCCAGGCATATGACCGGAAAGCTTGGCGGCGGCGGGAACAAAATCCAGGTCAAAACGGTCAACGGCAGCATTATATTGAATAAACTGTAA
- a CDS encoding CHASE2 domain-containing protein → MIKLKKILSAAFFGAATAAVIYAISQTMGYRTFLEIQNMVDDSHFIVRDKPASHTGGIVIIDIDDYSINHLGNFKHWPRRHFAQVISLARNGGARIIFLDVILMEGGKIGDNQALVDSVACAGNVISGYYFNLDYQSRRERPLDPVYNEKFSDTWFNTQRFEKIEFIRAENITLPFREMVESSKGLGFTNYIPDPDGIVRHIPLYISYNRRLLPSAALQMWLQMKGMHFTNVVISPKGSRFGETFVPTDKHCFMRLNYSLSGQTYRTISFAPMLKGQYPAEIFKDKVVMIGSSSSILGDLKKIPGHNALPGVQIHAAALSTLLEKNFITVVPGDVIFGFTILSGILAGLFFSFLPPVKAGLPMAIAFPMILYAMSMYSFSAHARLINITIPSAVVILLYIVITIHRTVEYYERRNYKKNPVYCQRPAG, encoded by the coding sequence GTGATAAAACTAAAAAAAATACTATCCGCCGCTTTTTTTGGAGCAGCGACCGCTGCGGTAATCTATGCGATTTCGCAGACAATGGGATACCGGACTTTCCTGGAAATCCAGAACATGGTGGATGACAGCCATTTTATTGTCCGTGACAAACCGGCTTCCCATACCGGCGGCATTGTGATCATAGACATTGACGATTATTCCATCAACCATTTGGGAAATTTCAAACATTGGCCGCGGCGTCATTTTGCACAGGTGATCAGTCTGGCGAGAAATGGTGGAGCGAGGATTATTTTTCTCGATGTAATTCTCATGGAAGGGGGAAAAATCGGGGATAATCAAGCGCTGGTTGATTCCGTCGCCTGCGCGGGGAATGTTATTTCCGGATATTATTTTAACCTTGATTATCAGAGCAGGAGAGAACGTCCTCTCGATCCGGTGTACAACGAGAAATTTTCCGATACCTGGTTCAATACGCAGCGATTTGAAAAAATTGAATTTATTCGTGCGGAAAATATCACACTCCCTTTCCGGGAAATGGTGGAATCCTCGAAGGGGCTTGGATTTACCAATTATATACCCGATCCCGACGGCATCGTAAGGCACATACCTTTATACATTAGTTACAACCGCCGTCTCCTGCCTTCGGCTGCGCTCCAGATGTGGCTGCAGATGAAAGGGATGCATTTCACGAATGTAGTCATATCGCCGAAAGGGAGCCGTTTTGGAGAAACGTTCGTTCCCACCGACAAACATTGTTTCATGCGGTTGAATTACTCTCTGTCAGGGCAAACTTACCGTACAATTTCGTTCGCCCCAATGCTGAAAGGCCAGTATCCTGCGGAGATTTTCAAAGACAAGGTTGTCATGATCGGATCAAGTTCTTCCATACTCGGCGATCTGAAAAAAATTCCCGGACATAATGCCCTTCCCGGCGTGCAGATTCATGCCGCCGCTCTTTCCACCCTGCTCGAGAAAAATTTTATTACCGTTGTCCCCGGGGATGTTATTTTTGGTTTCACCATTCTTTCCGGTATCCTGGCCGGTCTCTTTTTCAGCTTTCTGCCTCCCGTGAAAGCGGGGCTTCCGATGGCGATCGCTTTCCCAATGATACTCTACGCCATGTCCATGTACAGTTTTTCCGCACATGCCCGGCTCATTAATATCACCATTCCTTCGGCGGTGGTCATTCTCCTTTATATCGTTATTACCATTCACCGTACCGTGGAATACTATGAGCGGAGAAACTATAAAAAAAACCCGGTTTACTGTCAGCGCCCGGCCGGTTGA